CAGCTTACCGTAGCCATCAAACTTTCTGGTACGATAATAAACGTCTCCCTGGGATTCATAGGCATAACCTTTTTCTACAAGGGCTGAGATGAAATCAACAATGGTGTCAATATTATCTGTTACAGTCGGATGGACATCGGCTTTCCGGCAACCGAGGGCTCCCGTATCTTCGAAGTAAGCATCGATAAAGCGCTTGGCAATCGTCGGGACATCTTCTCCCAGTTCCTTGGCCGCTCTAATTAATTTATCGTCCACATCCGTGAAGTTAGAGACGAACTGCACATCGTATCCCCTGTATTCTAGATAACGTCTCACTGTGTCAAACACAATCGCAGGTCGGGCGTTCCCTATATGAATATAGTTATAAACCGTCGGACCGCACACATACATTTTGACTTTACCCTCTTCCAGGGGTTTGAATTCCTCTTTCTGCCTTGTCAGTGTGTTATATAAACGAATCGTCATGATGATCGACTCCTTCCCTCATATTCCCTTAATAATGATTTCAATTCATTCACTTCTTTTTCAAGTTGTTTCATTCGGTCGTTCATCGGATCGGGCAGATCACAGTGGTTCAGATCCTTCTGTATCTTCACACCGTCCTGAATGACCACCTTACCCGGGATGCCGACTACGGTTGAATTGGGCGGAACATCTTTCAGGACAACGGATCCTGCCCCTACCTTAGAATTTTCCCCAACAACGATCGATCCTAATACTTTTGCACCTGTCGCAATCAACGCATTATCCTGGATCGTCGGGTGACGCTTCCCTTTTTCCTTCCCGGTTCCACCGAGGGTGACCCCTTGGAAGAGCGTGACATTGTCTCCGATTTCACACGTCTCGCCAATCACCACACCCATTCCATGATCGATGAAAAAGCGGCGCCCGATCTTTGCTCCGGGGTGGATCTCCACTCCGGTGAAGAAGCGGCTGACCTGTGAAATGACCCGGGCAATGAAAAAGAATTTTCGTTTAAAAAATGCATGGGCAACACGATGGGCCCAAATGGCATGAAGACCCGAATACGTAAGGATGACCTCCACATAATTCCTCGCAGCCGGATCCTGATCAAACACCACATCTATATCTTCCCTAAACGACTTAAACATTCGGATCCATCCCCCTTCTTTTTTAAAAATATTAGCGTTTTTCACAATAAAAAAACGCCCCTGTCAATAAACTGACAGAGACGCTTGTAGGCGCGGTTCCACTCTGATTGAGAAGACAAACCTTCTCCAACTCGAATCCTGTTAACGGTAGGAAACCGCCTTTACCTACTCTATTTCAGTAACGGGCTCAGAGGTGCATTTCAGAATCGGAGGGGCTTAAACCACTTTCAGCCGGTGATGGTTCTCTCTATTAAGCATCCTTTTCTTACTTCTCCTCATCAACGCGATATCATTTAACGTGATACTCTTACTATATTACAAACCCTTCAAAATGTTAACCTAAAAGACTTTGAAGACGATGTTTAACTGTATCTTTCCCTAAAAGCTCAATGGCATTCGGCAATTCAGGACCATGTGTCTGGCCTGTAACAGCTACACGGATCGGCATGAACAGCTTTTTCCCTTTATGACCAGTCGATTTCTGGACCGCTTTGATGGACGATTTGATCTCTGCCGCTTCGTACGTTTCAAGTGCTTCAATTTCATTCAAGAAAGCCTGAAGGACTTCCGGTACTTGCTCTTCTTCGAGTACCGCTTTCGCCTCTTCATCATATTCAAGATCTGTCTTGAAGAACATTTCGGACAGCTCCACGATTTCAGCACCGAAGCTCATTTGCTCCTGGTATAAGGAAATGACGCGGCTCGCCCACTCGCGCTGCTCATCGGACATGTTCTCATCCAATTTACCCGCACTGATTAAATGGGGGAGGGATAGCTCCACCACTTGAGCCAATTCCAAGTTCTTCATGTACTGATTGTTCATCCATGTAAGCTTCTGATTATCAAATAGGGCAGAAGAAGTGGATAAACGTTCAGGATCAAAGATTTCAATGAACTCATCTTTCGAAAACAGCTCTTCTTCTCCTTTTGGAGACCAGCCTAGTAGTGCGATGAAGTTGAACAACGCTTCTGGCAGATAGCCCAATGCTTCGTATTGCTCGATGAACTGAATGATGCTTTCATCCCGCTTACTCAACTTTTTACGGCTTTCATTGACAATCAATGTCATATGTCCGTAAACAGGTGCTTCCCAACCAAGTGCTTCAAAGATCATCAACTGCTTCGGTGTATTGGAAATATGATCTTCTCCGCGAAGAACATGTGTGATTTTCATCAGATAATCATCGACTGCAACGGCAAAGTTATACGTCGGTGTACCGTCCTTTTTCGCAATGACAAAATCACCGATACCATCTGATTCAAATGAGACATCCTCTTTCACGATATCATTGAAGGAATATACTTTCCCTGCCGGTACACGGAAACGGATGCTCGGCTTGCGGCCTTCTGCTGCCAATTTCTCCTGATCCTCTTTCGTCAGATTCCGGCATTTTCCGGAGTAGCGGGGCATTTGACCAGAAGCTGATTGTGCCTCACGTTCCGCCTCGAGCTCTTCCTCCGTACAGTAACATTTATATGCCTGTCCGCTCTCCAGCAGCTCATTTAAATACTGCTCATAAATGTGATTACGCTCGGACTGGCGATAAGGTCCGTATTCACCCGGCTTATCTGTACTTTCATCCCAGTCGATTCCCAGCCACTGAAGATACTTGAGCTGACTTTCTTCCCCACCTTCAATATTACGTTTCTTATCCGTGTCTTCAATACGGATGATGAACTTTCCACCAGTGCTGCGGGCATACAGGTAATTAAATAAAGCGGTTCTTGCATTTCCAATATGTAAATGACCCGTTGGACTCGGGGCATAACGGACGCGTACTTCCTTTGTCATGTATGTTCCTCCTATAATGATTACTCTTTAAAGTCTATGACCTATTTTAACACCGTTAAGTACGGGAATAAAGCGAATTTATCCCCTACTTCTTTTTAATCAATATGGTGGTTTGGGCGGCAATCCCTTCGCCTCTTCCAGTAAAGCCAAGCTTCTCGGAAGTAGTGGCTTTCACGTTCACTTCCCCTATATCTGCTTCCAGTAACGTGGCGATGCTTTGTCTCATTTCGTCAATATAAGGAGCCATCTTAGGCTTCTGGGCAATGATTGTGCAATCGATATTCCCTAATTCATAGCCTTCCTCTTTCACAAGGGCCCATACGTGCTGGAGAAGCTTTGCCGAATCAGCATCCTTGAACTCCGGGTCTGTATCAGGAAAATGCTTCCCGATATCCCCTGCCGCAATGGCACCCAGACACGCATCCGCTACAGCATGTAACAGGACATCTGCATCAGAGTGCCCCAATAATCCCTTTTCATACGGAATCGTAATGCCCCCCATGATAAGGGGTCTCTCTTCCACTAACTGATGAACATCAAATCCTTGTCCGATCCTAAACATGATTCTCTCCTCCACTCATATCCTCTCGCTTCTTCAAAATCGCCTCGGCAAAATATAAATCCTCAGGGGTTGTCAGTTTAATATTGTCATAATCACTTTCAACGACAGCGACCTCAATATCCGACCTTTCCACCAGTGAAGCATCATCTGTACCGAGGAAGCCATCTTGATCGGCTTCTTTATGTGCCTGTGTTAAAACGGAAACGCGAAAAGCTTGTGGGGTCTGAACCATCCACAAGCTTGAGCGTTCAATCGTTTCCTCGACTTCGCCATCCAGTACTTTCTTGATCGTATCTTTAACGGGAACCGCCGCAATGGCAGCCCCCGTTGAATATGTCTTTTCGACTAATTGGTGAATCGTGGATTCTTTAATAAATGGTCTTGCTCCGTCATGTACCAGAACAATCTCATGATCAACCTCAAGCAATGCATTGTATACACTATGCTGTCTTTCTTCTCCACCATCGACAAGCTTCACGACCTTCTTGATGCCGTAGCGCTCCAAGAGTCCTTGAAACACTTGTCGCTCTGAAGGATGGATGGCTAAATAGATTCCCTTACAAAGGATGTCATGCTCGAACACACGCAATGTATGAATGATGACAGGACAGCTATTCAACTCAAGGAGCAGTTTGTTTTTGCCCGCTTTCATCCGTTTTCCCTGCCCTGCAGCCGGAATGACCACTTCATATTCCATAATATAACTCCTTTAACACACAAGTAATACTATTCATTATACCTTACTGCATCAATGGAGTCAGGTTTACAGTGCTTTTTCCAGTTGCTTCGGTTTCGCAAATATCATCCTGCCTGCAGATGTCTGAAGAACGGATGTGACAAGGACATCGATATACTTACCGATGTAATTACGCCCTTCTTCCACGACGATCATCGTACCATCATCCAGGTAAGCAATTCCCTGGTTATGCTCCTTACCGTCTTTGATGACCTGTACCTTCAATTCTTCTCCAGGAAGAACAACCGGTTTGACGGCGTTGGCCAGGTCATTGATGTTCAATACTTGTACACCTTGAAGATCACACACTTTATTCAGGTTAAAATCATTCGTTACAACGATACCATTCGTAAGCTTCGCTAATTTCACCAGCTTCGAATCCACTTCCTGAATTTCCTCGAAGTCCCCCTCATATATCTGGACCTCAACAGGAAGCTCTTTTTGGATACGGTTTAAAATATCCAGACCACGGCGTCCACGATTTCGCTTCAATACATCGGAAGAATCGGCAATATGCTGGAGCTCTTCCAGTACGAATTGCGGAATCACCACGATTCCTTCTAAAAATCCTGTTTGGCAGATATCCGCGATACGGCCATCAATGATCACGCTCGTATCCAATATCTTAAGGGTCTTCACACCCTCTTCATCCAAATCATCTTCCGTCCCTTTTTTCTTACCTCGGTTTGCCGTGCCGAATAGATTGACCAATTCGTCCCTTTTCTTAAATCCAACCTGGAATCCTAAATATCCAAGAAGCAATGTTAATAGAATGGGAATCACCGTATTGACGATCGGAATCTCCATCTGATTGAAGGGGATCCCAAACAAATACGCAACAAATAAACCGATAATCAGGCCTAAACTGCCAAATAACAAATCCGTTACTGGTGCCTTTACCAAGCTATCTTCAAACCACTTGACGAAATTGACGACATACTCGACTGCCCAAAACGTAAGAATATAAAAAATGATGGCACCAAATATAGCAGTCATATAAGGGTTATTAATTAAAGGAATGTCCGATAGATTTATGACGGTAAATAATTCGGGAAGCAGAAATATCCCAAGTGTTCCCCCGACAATGAGGAAGCACGCTTGAACGATTCTTTTTAACATTCCCTCACCTCCTCCTACTCATTATAAACAATTTACTATTTTTGAAACGTCTAAGGGCTTGAAAATTTGAATTTAATACAACGGATACGATTTTGATACACTTATCCCAGCTTACTAGCTTCCTTAAATGAAGGCTAACACGTCCAAACCAAACTGTCAATTTTTTGAAAATGATACAATTATACCATTTCTGGCATATATAGGCCTCTCTACCTACAGCTGTCGATCGGCAAACGTCTGTTCCTTAATCAGTTTTAACCCCTCTTTGATTTTCCTTGCCCGCACTTCACCGATGCCTTCGACTTCATCCAAATCATCGACTGAAGCCCTCACTACATGGGGGAGGGTTTCAAATCTCGTGATAAGATTTTCAATGATGACGATCGGCAGACGGGGGATCTTATTCAACACGCGGTATCCCCTTGGATAGATCGCATCATCATGATGGACATATCCGTGGTATCCGAGTAATTTTAAAAGGACATTATCCTCCAATACTTCTGAATGAACAAGCTCCTGGAACTTATAGAGAAGTTCGAACGGTTTGATATTCCT
The DNA window shown above is from Rossellomorea vietnamensis and carries:
- the cysE gene encoding serine O-acetyltransferase gives rise to the protein MFKSFREDIDVVFDQDPAARNYVEVILTYSGLHAIWAHRVAHAFFKRKFFFIARVISQVSRFFTGVEIHPGAKIGRRFFIDHGMGVVIGETCEIGDNVTLFQGVTLGGTGKEKGKRHPTIQDNALIATGAKVLGSIVVGENSKVGAGSVVLKDVPPNSTVVGIPGKVVIQDGVKIQKDLNHCDLPDPMNDRMKQLEKEVNELKSLLREYEGRSRSS
- the gltX gene encoding glutamate--tRNA ligase, coding for MTKEVRVRYAPSPTGHLHIGNARTALFNYLYARSTGGKFIIRIEDTDKKRNIEGGEESQLKYLQWLGIDWDESTDKPGEYGPYRQSERNHIYEQYLNELLESGQAYKCYCTEEELEAEREAQSASGQMPRYSGKCRNLTKEDQEKLAAEGRKPSIRFRVPAGKVYSFNDIVKEDVSFESDGIGDFVIAKKDGTPTYNFAVAVDDYLMKITHVLRGEDHISNTPKQLMIFEALGWEAPVYGHMTLIVNESRKKLSKRDESIIQFIEQYEALGYLPEALFNFIALLGWSPKGEEELFSKDEFIEIFDPERLSTSSALFDNQKLTWMNNQYMKNLELAQVVELSLPHLISAGKLDENMSDEQREWASRVISLYQEQMSFGAEIVELSEMFFKTDLEYDEEAKAVLEEEQVPEVLQAFLNEIEALETYEAAEIKSSIKAVQKSTGHKGKKLFMPIRVAVTGQTHGPELPNAIELLGKDTVKHRLQSLLG
- the ispF gene encoding 2-C-methyl-D-erythritol 2,4-cyclodiphosphate synthase, translated to MFRIGQGFDVHQLVEERPLIMGGITIPYEKGLLGHSDADVLLHAVADACLGAIAAGDIGKHFPDTDPEFKDADSAKLLQHVWALVKEEGYELGNIDCTIIAQKPKMAPYIDEMRQSIATLLEADIGEVNVKATTSEKLGFTGRGEGIAAQTTILIKKK
- the ispD gene encoding 2-C-methyl-D-erythritol 4-phosphate cytidylyltransferase, producing MEYEVVIPAAGQGKRMKAGKNKLLLELNSCPVIIHTLRVFEHDILCKGIYLAIHPSERQVFQGLLERYGIKKVVKLVDGGEERQHSVYNALLEVDHEIVLVHDGARPFIKESTIHQLVEKTYSTGAAIAAVPVKDTIKKVLDGEVEETIERSSLWMVQTPQAFRVSVLTQAHKEADQDGFLGTDDASLVERSDIEVAVVESDYDNIKLTTPEDLYFAEAILKKREDMSGGENHV
- a CDS encoding PIN/TRAM domain-containing protein produces the protein MLKRIVQACFLIVGGTLGIFLLPELFTVINLSDIPLINNPYMTAIFGAIIFYILTFWAVEYVVNFVKWFEDSLVKAPVTDLLFGSLGLIIGLFVAYLFGIPFNQMEIPIVNTVIPILLTLLLGYLGFQVGFKKRDELVNLFGTANRGKKKGTEDDLDEEGVKTLKILDTSVIIDGRIADICQTGFLEGIVVIPQFVLEELQHIADSSDVLKRNRGRRGLDILNRIQKELPVEVQIYEGDFEEIQEVDSKLVKLAKLTNGIVVTNDFNLNKVCDLQGVQVLNINDLANAVKPVVLPGEELKVQVIKDGKEHNQGIAYLDDGTMIVVEEGRNYIGKYIDVLVTSVLQTSAGRMIFAKPKQLEKAL